The window CCTCGCGCGGCGGCGTCAGTCGCGCAGGGCCGTGGTCAGCCGGCCCGCCGCGATCGCCCGGCGCGTGTCCCTGGGGCCGAGCAGCCCCAGCGCGTGCTCGTGGATCTCCGCGTCGTACGGGGCCCGTTCGCCGTAGCGCAGGGCATGGTCCGGGCGGGTGCTCGCCAGGACGGCCTCGCGCACGGCCACTTCGAGGCGGGTGCGCCACTCCTCGATGCCGGGCGCCTGGGAACGGGGCAGGAGGGGACCGCCGTAGCGGCTCAGGGCCGTGTCCGTGTCGCCCCGCTCCAGCGCGCGCAGGACGTCGGCGGCGTCGCAGGACACCGGGATCGTCAGGGCGTAGCGGCGCGGGGCGATGCCGCCGCCGAGGGCGCGGCGCAGGTGGGAGATCTCCGCCTTGAAGGTGGACGCGGTGACCGGCCGGTCGCCGTACAGGGCGGCGCGCAGCCGCTCCGGGGAGAAGCCGTCCGGTTCGAGCGCGAGCAGGGTGAGGATCTCCAATTGGCGCGGGCGAAGGGGGAGGTGGCTACCGTCCGGTACGGCCTGGAGGGCCTGTTCGGGGCCCAGGCAGGTGAGCCGGAGCCGAGCCGCCTGGGGGCGGTTGTGTTCCGTCGTTGTGAGGCGGGCCTCGATGGTGGACACCAGTGTCCGTACGGTGGACATGGCCAGGGGGTGCGAGCGGTCCCAGGTGGTGGACAGGTCCAGGACGCCGAGGACCCGGCCGTCCGGGCCGTGCACGGGGGCGCAGTAGCAGACCCAGCCGTGCAGGGCCGACACCAGGTGCTCGGCCGAGAAGACCGAGCTGGGGCGGCCGGTGCGCAGCGCGAGGGACAGGGCGTTGGTACCCATGGCCTGCTCGTCCCACCGGCCGCCCGGCGCGAAGTTGACCCGCTCGGCCTTGCGGCGCATGGTCGGGCCGCCGCAGGTCCACAGGATCGTGCCGGACTCGTCGGTGACCGCCGTGACGAAACCGGCGTCCTCGGCGATGCTGTGCAGTTCGCCGGCGAGGCCGGAGACCGGCCGGTACAGCGGGGAGGACGTCCAGCGCTGGTGCACCGGACCGCCCTCGGTGACCGGGGCGCTGTCCCGGCCGGGGTCCACACTGCCGAGCGAACGCGCCCAGGACTCGGTCACCTCGTGACGCAACTGCGCGCTGCCGCCCGGCCGCGTGCCCGGGACGCTCAGCCGCGGTATCCAATGGGACCACTCGTGCTCCAGCGCGGTCCTGCGCTGCCGGAGGTCAGGGCGCTGTGACATGGCCTCTCCCTGCCGTCGTAGCCGTCGTACCGGTTCTCGGCGTGAGGTCAGTGTTACCGGACGCGCCGGGCCCGGTCGAGGAAACCGGCGGACCGGGGCCGGGGTTGCGTACGACTGGCCGGGAAGTGCCCAGCTCTGAACGGGCGACCGCCTGACTGGATGTTTGTCCGGACCCCGGGTGCCGCCGTACGGGTGACGGGTTCACTCGACCCGACGGACGGGGTCCCGGCCGCGTACCACCGGCGCGCGGCGTCGCGTTGCCCTGGCATGGACAGCACTGCGACGGCGCGGCGCCTGCTCGGGAACGACGCCGCGCCCCGGCCGTACGCCGAACTCACCAGCGGATACTCGGGCCATCCGCCGATCTACGCGGCCCTCGTCGCCGAATGGGAGGCCAGGGGCCATACGGCCCCGGAGCACCGCGACGGCCAGTGGGTCTCCTTCGCCGCGCCGACGGAGAGCGAGACCTGGACCGCCGTACCCGCGTGGAACACCGGCTCGCATCTGGGTCCGGTCGTCGTCCCGGCGGGTGCGCATCCGGTTGTCGGCATGCCCACCGGGTCGGTGGTCCCTCCCGGGGTACATCCGACCCCCGGCCGGTACACAGGCCTGGTCGCCTCATCCGGTCTGCGCCCGGCCGCTCCCACCACCGCCCGCCTCACCAACCCTCAAGCGCCACCGGCTCCGCGCTGACCGGTGCCAGGACCGCGAGGGTGCCCGTGGCCTCGTGGAGGGCGGACTCGAGGGTGCCGGGGGAGTGCAGGGCGCCGGTGCCGTCCGGTGGGACGAGCCACTCCAGGCGGCCGGCGGGCCGGTACGGCGGCGGTACCGCGACCCAGGAACCGCGGCCGACGTGCCGGACCCCGAACCCGACCCACTCGCTGACGGGGTCGGGCGGCAGGAAGAAGCCGACTCTGCGGGCCGTGCAGTCCACCAGGGTGGGGCCGGGCACCTTCAGCGGATCGCGCCACAGGTAGTCCAGGGCGAGCAGCCCGAGCCGGTCGGGAACGCTCAGCACGTCCCAGTACCGCCCGGCCTCCACGAGGACCGTGCCCGCGCCGTAGTCCCACTCCCGCTTGCATTCCTGGGGGTCCGTGGCGGCCGCGGCGAGCCACTCGACGGCTTGCTTCCACATGACGCTCTGCATGGCCACCCCAGGCACAGTCGGCGCGCCCCGCAGGACGCACACGGGACACGGGCCGGTGGCCCGCGGGAATCCGGGAGATCCGCGGTGCCGATCCGGCCCCAGTCATGCTCGTAGATATTTCTAGGCGCCGGAAGGGGTGGCGTGGCCTGGCGTTTGGGTCGGGCATGTCCCGGTCGAAAGCGGGCACTCGACGACGCGTCACGTAAGACCGCGATCAACTCCGAGCGCGTCCATGGTGCCCATACGAAACCGGCCACTGGCCGATGAACGACTCGGGGAGAACTCGAGGAGCGTGCCGGACGGATGGGCCGTCGTCGCCGGAAATGCGCGGTCCCCAGGCGCACCCGTCACCCCGTGTTCGCGGCCGCTGTGCGCGAGGTGTGGACCAGTCCACGAGGGCGCGCGGGCGGGATGTGCGAATCAGGGAAGTTTGCCTTCACAAAACCTTCCAGTGTGCTGGCCAGAACCCGTCTTGTTCGGTCAACTCCGAACGCACCAAGGTGGATTGAGCACTTGAGCATCAGGAGTCACAAGCGCGCTGCTTGACCTGTGCGACCGAACCGCGCGGGTACTGACGGGGGAACTGATGAGGTGCGCGTGCCCACCGATGACGCTCGGCGGGCAGTTCCTCGCGCACGGCCGGAACGTCCCTCCCTCACCGTCTCTTGGTGCCGTCATCCGGTGCCCGAGACAGAGATAGGAGGGGGAATGCCGATGAGCGCGGTGAACGCCGCCAAGCCGACGTATCCCGGTGTCTACGTCGAAGAGCTTCCCAGCAGCACCCGCACCATCTCGACCCTGACCACTTCGGTGACCGCCTTCGTGGGCCACACCCGCCGCGGTCCGCTGAACGAGCCGGTGCGCGTCACCAGCTTCACGGAGTTCGAGCGCCGCTTCGGGGGGCTGAGCGCGCAGAGCGCCGTCGGCTACGCCGTTCACCAGTTCTTCGGCAACGGCGGCACCGTCGCCGTGATCGTCCGGGTCGCCAAGGCCGGCAGCGGCCAGGCCGCCTGCGTCGCGCTGGAGTCCACCGAGGGCCACAGCGAGTGCGACGTCCTCAAGGTGCACGCCAGGGAACCCGGCGTGTGGGGCAACGGCCTGCGCGTCGCCGTCGACTACGACACGCCCTGCCCCGACGAGACCTTCAACCTGCGCGTCCACGACGCCAAGGGCGAGGCCCGCGAGAGCTTCACCGGTCTGTCCGCCGACCCCTCCAACGGCCGGTATGTGCAGACCGTCGTCAACGCCGGCTCCCGGCTGATCCGCGTCGAGGTCGTCGGCGAGGGCCGTCCCGACCCGTCCGGCACCGTCTCCAAGCCGTTCGGGCACGAACTGCCCGACCTCGCCGTGGACCTCACCGTCAAGATCGGCGACGTCGAGCGGGAGTTCACGCTCTACGACCCCGACTGCGACGGCGAGGCCCCCTCCGGCGTGGCCGAGCTGGCGCTGCTGCTGGAGCGCAAGCTGCGCGCCCTGCCCGACGCGCCGGGCAAGCACGCCTTCGCCGGTGCCGAGGTCACCGCCTTCGGCCGGCGTGTCCAGGTCGTCGCGGGCTCCACCGACCCCGAGGACGTCGTCCGCTTCGTCGGCGAGTGCGCCAACGACCTCGGCCTGGAGGCCTCGGTCAACCCGCCCGTCTTCCCGCTGGAGGGCGGCGAGGACGGCGAGGCGCCCGGCCCGCGCGACCTCATCGGCTCCGAGGCCGACAAGTCCGGCATCCAGTCGCTGCGCGGCGTCCCCGACGTCAACCTCCTCGTGCTGCCCGAACTCGCGGCGTACGAGAAGGCCGAGGACGCCCTCACCGTCGTCTCGGCCGCCCAGCGGCTCTGCCAGGAGCGGCGGATCTTCCTGCTCGTCGACGCGCCGAGCACCTGGGTCAGCGTGGACACCGCCCGAGCCGGGCTCGCCGCGTTCGACGCCGTCCGCGGCAACCACGCGGGCCTGTACTTCCCGCACCTCCAGCTCACCGACCCGCTCACCGGCCGGCTGCGCTCCTTCCCGCCGTCCGGCGCGGTCGCGGGCGTCATCGCCCGTACGGACTCCGAGCGCGGTGTGTGGAAGGCCCCGGCCGGCACCGAGGCGCGCCTCGCGGGCGTGCACTCCCTCACGGTGAACCTCACCGACCGCGAGACCGGCCTGCTCAACCCGCTCGGCGTCAACGTCCTGCGGACCTTCCCGGTGACCGGCCCGGTCGTCTGGGGCGCCCGCACGCTGGAGGGCTCCGACGCCCTCGACAGCGAGTGGAAGTACGTGCCGGTACGGCGGCTCGCCCTGCATGTCGAGGAGAGCCTCCAGCGGGGCCTGCAATGGGTGGTGTTCGAGCCCAACGACGAGAACCTGTGGCAGCAGATCCGCCTCAACGCCTCCTCCTACCTGCACACGCTCTTCCGCCAGGGCGCCTTCAAGGGCGGCACGCCGCGCGAGGCCTACTTCGTCAAGTGCGACAGCGACACCACGACCGACGAGGACATCGAGAACGGCATCGTCAACGTCCTGGTCGGCATCGCGCCGGTCCGCCCGGCCGAGTTCGTGATCGTCAAGATCCAGCAGACGTCCGGCCAGTTCGCGCTCTGAGGAACGCTCCAAGGAACCCCTGAGGACATTTCGATGGCAGAGTTCACCGTCAACGCCCATCGTTTCGACCCCTACAAGAACTTCAAGTTCCTGGTCCTGTGGGACGGTCGGACGGTCGCGGGCATCAGCAAGATCAGTCCGCTGAAGCGGACCACCGAGGTCGTCAAGCACCGCCACGGCGGCGACCCCTCGTCCCCGCGCAAGTCGCCGGGCCGCTCCGAGTTCGAGGGCATCACCCTGGAGCGCGGCGTCACGCACGACCCCGAGTTCGACCGCTGGGCCAACAAGGTCTGGCAGGTCGGCGCGGGCCTCGGCTCGGAGGTGTCCCTCGCGGACTTCCGCAAGGACATCGTCATCCAGGTCCTCAACGAGGCCGGCCAGGTCGCCGTCTCGCACAAGCTGTACCGGACCTGGCCCAGCGAGTACCAGGTCCTCGGCGAACTGGACGCCAACGCCAACGCGGTGGCCATCCAGTCGCTGAAGCTGGAGTGCGAGGGGTGGGAGCGGGATTACGAGGTGGCGGAGCCGGAAGAGCCGTCGTTCCTCAACCCGGCGTAGGCGCTCCGCTGGGAGAGCCGCGATGGGGTTGTTGTTCGTCTGCGGGTTCGTCTGGGCTGGTCGCGCAGTTCCCCGCGCCCCTTTGGGGCGCGCTGCTGAGCCGCGTGGGTGCATGGGAACTGTTCGGACACTGGCAAGGGGGGACAGAAGGTGATCACGCGGGCGGACGACGTCCTGGCCACCTGGGAGTCCGGGCTCGGGCAGGCGTCGGCCGGGCGTGCGGTGCTGTTGCACCGGGCTGCCCGGCCGGATCTGGGCGGGGATCAGCAGGCGCTGCTCTCGCTGCCGGTCGGGGAGCGGGAGGCGGATCTGTTCGCGCTGCGCCGGGCCTTGTTCGGCGAGCGGATGCAGGTGCGGCTGGAGTGCCGGGCGTGTGGCGCGGACATGGAGTTCGAGCTGGACGCCGGGGAGTTCGCCCGCACCCTGGCCGACCGCGGTGATCCGCTGGTGCGGGTCGCCGAGGACGGCTGGGAGGTCGAGTTCCGGGTGCCCGGCGTCGCCGACCTGACGGCGGCGGCCCGGGATGCCGACCCGCGCCGGGCGCTGCTCGCCCGCTGTGTGGTCACCGCCGTACACGACGGGCGGCCCGTGTCCGCGGACACACTGCCCGTCGCCGTACAGCGGCGGATCGCCGAGGCGGCGCAGTCCGCCGACCCGGGGGCCGACGTCACGCTCGCCATCGCCTGCCCCGAATGCGAGGAGCCCACCCGGGCCGAGCTGGACATCGCCTCCTACCTGTGGACCGAACTGGACGCCTGGGCCCGGGACCTGCTGCTCGACGTCCATCTGCTCGCCACCGCCTACGGCTGGAGCGAGCCGGAGATCCTGGCGCTCAGCCCGCTGCGGCGCCGCTACTACCTGGAGCTGTGTGCGGATGTCTGACTCCACCTCGCAAGGGCGGCCGGAGCCCGACTTCCTCGACCGGCTGCTCGCCCGGCACGCGGCGCCCGCCGAGCGGCGCACCGGCGTGGTGCGGGTACGGCCGCGGCTGGCCGGCCCCTTCGAACGCGTCGAGGCCGTACGGGCCGCCGCACCCGACCCGGACGGCACCGAGCCGCTGTGGCCCGTCGCCGCCCCGGCCGCCGTCGCCCGGCCGGACGGGACGCGCCCGGCGGCCCGCGAGGTCGTCCGTACGGAACGCGAGCGGACGGTCGTA of the Streptomyces koelreuteriae genome contains:
- a CDS encoding sigma-54-dependent transcriptional regulator family protein — protein: MSQRPDLRQRRTALEHEWSHWIPRLSVPGTRPGGSAQLRHEVTESWARSLGSVDPGRDSAPVTEGGPVHQRWTSSPLYRPVSGLAGELHSIAEDAGFVTAVTDESGTILWTCGGPTMRRKAERVNFAPGGRWDEQAMGTNALSLALRTGRPSSVFSAEHLVSALHGWVCYCAPVHGPDGRVLGVLDLSTTWDRSHPLAMSTVRTLVSTIEARLTTTEHNRPQAARLRLTCLGPEQALQAVPDGSHLPLRPRQLEILTLLALEPDGFSPERLRAALYGDRPVTASTFKAEISHLRRALGGGIAPRRYALTIPVSCDAADVLRALERGDTDTALSRYGGPLLPRSQAPGIEEWRTRLEVAVREAVLASTRPDHALRYGERAPYDAEIHEHALGLLGPRDTRRAIAAGRLTTALRD
- a CDS encoding phage tail sheath subtilisin-like domain-containing protein; the encoded protein is MPMSAVNAAKPTYPGVYVEELPSSTRTISTLTTSVTAFVGHTRRGPLNEPVRVTSFTEFERRFGGLSAQSAVGYAVHQFFGNGGTVAVIVRVAKAGSGQAACVALESTEGHSECDVLKVHAREPGVWGNGLRVAVDYDTPCPDETFNLRVHDAKGEARESFTGLSADPSNGRYVQTVVNAGSRLIRVEVVGEGRPDPSGTVSKPFGHELPDLAVDLTVKIGDVEREFTLYDPDCDGEAPSGVAELALLLERKLRALPDAPGKHAFAGAEVTAFGRRVQVVAGSTDPEDVVRFVGECANDLGLEASVNPPVFPLEGGEDGEAPGPRDLIGSEADKSGIQSLRGVPDVNLLVLPELAAYEKAEDALTVVSAAQRLCQERRIFLLVDAPSTWVSVDTARAGLAAFDAVRGNHAGLYFPHLQLTDPLTGRLRSFPPSGAVAGVIARTDSERGVWKAPAGTEARLAGVHSLTVNLTDRETGLLNPLGVNVLRTFPVTGPVVWGARTLEGSDALDSEWKYVPVRRLALHVEESLQRGLQWVVFEPNDENLWQQIRLNASSYLHTLFRQGAFKGGTPREAYFVKCDSDTTTDEDIENGIVNVLVGIAPVRPAEFVIVKIQQTSGQFAL
- a CDS encoding phage tail protein — translated: MAEFTVNAHRFDPYKNFKFLVLWDGRTVAGISKISPLKRTTEVVKHRHGGDPSSPRKSPGRSEFEGITLERGVTHDPEFDRWANKVWQVGAGLGSEVSLADFRKDIVIQVLNEAGQVAVSHKLYRTWPSEYQVLGELDANANAVAIQSLKLECEGWERDYEVAEPEEPSFLNPA
- a CDS encoding T4 family baseplate hub assembly chaperone, encoding MITRADDVLATWESGLGQASAGRAVLLHRAARPDLGGDQQALLSLPVGEREADLFALRRALFGERMQVRLECRACGADMEFELDAGEFARTLADRGDPLVRVAEDGWEVEFRVPGVADLTAAARDADPRRALLARCVVTAVHDGRPVSADTLPVAVQRRIAEAAQSADPGADVTLAIACPECEEPTRAELDIASYLWTELDAWARDLLLDVHLLATAYGWSEPEILALSPLRRRYYLELCADV